Proteins co-encoded in one Marinomonas sp. IMCC 4694 genomic window:
- a CDS encoding Fic family protein — protein MSTPIAPLPLANIEQWETRTVLKKTAEAHRYLAELKGVAASIPNEAILINTLALQEAKDSSEVENIVTTHDELYKANLFEESITNPATKEVQDYAFALKQGFQNARQSKLIRLSDILAIQQNLEHNTAGLRKLPGTDLKNARTGEVVYTPPQHVDEIAKLMDNLVQFINNDELCDADPLVKMAIIHHQFESIHPFYDGNGRTGRIINILYLVTKDLLNLPVLYLSRFIIHHKADYYANLQAVRDTGHWEPWLLFMLDGIIDTAQNTISLITEMKTLMANVKHGIREQLPKLYSQDLLNNLFNHPYTKIDFIVEDLEVTRITATKYLEQLVEHGFLVKQKVGRANYYINQPLCQLLIAHS, from the coding sequence ATGTCGACACCCATTGCACCCTTACCACTGGCCAATATTGAACAATGGGAGACCCGTACGGTGCTCAAAAAAACGGCTGAAGCACATCGCTACTTAGCCGAATTAAAAGGCGTGGCGGCAAGTATTCCCAATGAGGCCATTTTAATCAATACGTTGGCCTTACAAGAGGCAAAAGACAGCTCTGAAGTGGAGAATATCGTCACCACCCATGATGAACTCTACAAGGCCAACCTATTTGAAGAGAGCATTACCAACCCCGCGACCAAAGAAGTACAAGATTACGCCTTTGCCTTAAAACAAGGTTTTCAGAACGCGCGGCAAAGCAAGCTCATTCGCCTGAGCGATATTCTCGCCATTCAGCAAAACCTTGAGCACAACACGGCAGGGTTACGTAAACTACCAGGGACTGACCTGAAAAATGCCCGTACCGGCGAAGTGGTGTACACGCCACCACAACATGTCGACGAAATCGCTAAGTTGATGGATAACCTAGTGCAGTTTATCAATAACGATGAATTATGCGACGCCGATCCACTGGTGAAAATGGCCATTATTCACCACCAGTTTGAAAGTATTCACCCGTTTTACGATGGCAATGGCCGTACTGGGCGTATCATTAATATTCTGTACTTAGTCACCAAAGATCTGCTCAATTTACCCGTATTGTATTTAAGCCGTTTTATTATTCATCACAAAGCAGATTACTACGCCAACCTACAAGCGGTACGTGATACTGGCCATTGGGAACCTTGGCTACTGTTTATGCTCGATGGCATTATCGACACCGCGCAAAATACCATTTCGTTGATCACCGAAATGAAAACCCTCATGGCAAATGTCAAACACGGTATTCGAGAGCAACTGCCCAAGCTCTATAGTCAAGATTTACTCAATAATCTGTTTAACCACCCCTACACCAAAATTGACTTCATTGTCGAAGATCTTGAGGTAACACGCATCACGGCCACCAAATATTTAGAACAACTTGTCGAACACGGCTTTTTAGTCAAACAAAAAGTTGGACGCGCCAATTACTACATCAACCAGCCACTGTGCCAACTATTAATCGCACACAGCTAA
- a CDS encoding YecA family protein: MKLGRNDPCHCGSGKKFKRCCMSRVSKQHAQVFDDVDAMLTMNPNLSLDELNTALQHKVQDRNNQPHPDFCGVTPTQMANWLYAPFDELQWVTIRTPDDLSSSPVMRYLALILDEAMAQEGSFKATSKGNLPTKLVKQASELLPEFAVAQFSQNISINEFAGSNEDKFNALHYTRVLAEISGIIYRRSGRYHVKKSAQKQYQALGIQVFFKPMLEAAISNYNWGYLDGFEYEVDLRTFWLFMLWRIQSHNSVDQLVEEVMTAFPDLLQSLPPDDYFSAERKLSVLIGSRFIERFLQFWGFVIIGPRRYLNAEPVARIVQVQPLLKHTFQFTIKT, encoded by the coding sequence ATGAAGCTCGGTCGTAACGATCCTTGCCATTGTGGCAGTGGTAAAAAATTTAAACGTTGTTGTATGAGCCGCGTTTCCAAGCAACATGCTCAAGTTTTTGATGATGTTGACGCTATGCTGACAATGAACCCAAATTTGAGCCTTGATGAACTCAATACTGCTTTGCAGCACAAAGTGCAGGATCGGAATAATCAGCCTCATCCCGATTTTTGTGGTGTAACACCAACGCAAATGGCCAATTGGCTTTATGCGCCTTTTGATGAATTACAGTGGGTGACAATCCGCACACCAGACGATCTTTCTTCCAGCCCGGTGATGCGCTATTTAGCCCTCATTCTTGACGAAGCTATGGCGCAAGAGGGCTCCTTCAAAGCGACAAGTAAAGGCAACTTACCGACTAAATTAGTCAAACAGGCTAGTGAGTTATTGCCTGAGTTTGCCGTTGCTCAGTTTTCGCAAAACATTAGCATCAACGAGTTTGCAGGCAGTAACGAAGACAAATTCAATGCCTTGCACTACACCAGAGTGTTAGCCGAAATTAGTGGCATTATTTATCGGCGCAGTGGTCGCTACCATGTTAAAAAATCAGCGCAAAAGCAGTATCAGGCGTTAGGTATACAAGTATTTTTTAAACCTATGTTAGAAGCCGCCATCAGCAACTATAACTGGGGGTATTTGGACGGCTTTGAATACGAAGTCGACTTGCGAACCTTTTGGCTGTTTATGTTATGGCGCATTCAAAGCCACAACAGTGTGGATCAGCTGGTTGAAGAGGTGATGACGGCTTTCCCGGATTTACTACAGTCCTTGCCTCCGGATGATTATTTCTCGGCAGAAAGAAAATTAAGTGTGCTCATTGGATCTCGATTTATTGAGCGATTTTTACAGTTTTGGGGGTTTGTCATCATAGGTCCAAGGCGATATTTAAACGCTGAGCCGGTCGCCAGAATAGTGCAAGTTCAGCCTTTGTTAAAACACACTTTTCAATTCACCATAAAGACATAG
- a CDS encoding ion transporter, whose product MSESSVVVTNSMRQRFKTFIENTTIQGVLLALILINAVILGLETSPVVMTNVGPFLIALDKAILVVFVVELSIRLFVHRLAFFKDGWSVFDFIVVGIALVPASGPFAVLRALRVLRVLRVLTFVPSMRKIVGALIKSLNGMLSIAMVLGLVYYVAAVMVTKLFGEAFPDWFGSLGASLYTLFQVMTLDSWSMGIARPVMEAYPYAWAFFVPFILIATFTMLNLFIAVIVNAVQTIHDDDIKDELNAEKATQQQLLEQMQQLQQELQALRRDMNNPRE is encoded by the coding sequence ATGTCCGAATCGTCGGTTGTGGTAACGAATTCTATGCGTCAGCGTTTTAAAACGTTTATTGAAAATACGACGATACAAGGTGTTTTGCTGGCATTAATTTTGATCAATGCGGTGATACTCGGATTAGAAACGTCGCCTGTGGTGATGACAAACGTGGGTCCATTTTTAATCGCTTTGGACAAGGCCATATTGGTGGTGTTTGTGGTTGAGCTTAGCATTCGCTTGTTTGTGCATCGTTTGGCTTTTTTTAAAGACGGTTGGAGTGTGTTCGACTTCATTGTCGTGGGGATTGCCTTGGTCCCTGCTAGCGGGCCGTTTGCCGTGTTGCGTGCGCTCAGGGTCTTGCGTGTGTTGCGTGTACTGACCTTCGTGCCATCGATGCGGAAAATTGTCGGAGCGCTAATCAAATCCCTGAATGGCATGTTATCCATCGCCATGGTGTTGGGGCTGGTGTATTACGTGGCGGCCGTGATGGTCACCAAGCTGTTTGGAGAAGCCTTTCCAGACTGGTTTGGTAGCCTTGGCGCGTCTTTGTATACGCTGTTTCAAGTGATGACCCTAGACAGCTGGTCGATGGGCATCGCGCGCCCCGTGATGGAAGCATACCCTTATGCCTGGGCGTTTTTTGTCCCCTTTATTCTCATTGCGACTTTTACCATGCTCAACCTGTTTATTGCTGTCATCGTCAACGCTGTGCAAACCATACACGACGATGACATCAAAGATGAACTGAACGCGGAAAAAGCCACTCAGCAGCAGTTACTAGAGCAAATGCAGCAACTCCAACAAGAATTACAGGCCCTGCGCCGAGATATGAACAACCCAAGGGAATAA
- a CDS encoding AraC family transcriptional regulator, translated as MRHKDKTIFERLSDLCFADHYPHRVLVLRSRSVPQREETPWHHHKKAQLVLPLTGVVTSYIDDKMWLVPPRCAVWIPSDVRHSNQISPKADVCMLFIDATDLPLPEVACTLTITPFIRELILHLHGQQRYEESDPTTDRLVEVLIDQLVTLEREEFNFPIPDEPTLNRLALELIARPHEKRTLGEWASDFAMSERTLARMIKRHVQLTFGQWRRQLHIVLALQKLAINMPIQTLSEELGYDSVSAFITFFKKALGKSPRQYRIERWGKE; from the coding sequence TTGCGACATAAAGATAAGACCATTTTTGAACGTTTGTCAGACCTTTGTTTTGCGGATCATTATCCGCATCGTGTGTTGGTGTTACGGTCACGTTCGGTGCCTCAGCGTGAAGAAACGCCATGGCATCATCATAAAAAAGCACAACTGGTGCTGCCGTTGACGGGTGTTGTCACCAGTTACATTGACGACAAAATGTGGCTGGTGCCGCCCCGTTGTGCGGTCTGGATTCCCAGCGATGTCAGACACAGTAACCAGATATCGCCCAAGGCTGATGTGTGTATGTTGTTTATTGATGCTACAGACTTGCCTTTGCCAGAGGTGGCTTGCACCTTGACAATTACGCCTTTTATTCGTGAGCTGATTTTGCATTTGCATGGTCAGCAGCGTTACGAAGAGAGTGATCCCACCACCGACCGGCTCGTTGAAGTACTGATCGATCAGCTGGTTACGCTGGAGCGAGAAGAGTTTAACTTCCCCATTCCCGATGAACCAACGCTCAACCGACTTGCTCTCGAACTCATCGCCAGACCTCATGAAAAACGCACGTTAGGTGAATGGGCCAGCGACTTTGCGATGAGTGAGCGTACGTTAGCGCGCATGATAAAGCGCCATGTGCAGCTCACCTTCGGGCAATGGCGTCGCCAACTTCATATCGTCTTGGCGTTACAAAAACTCGCCATTAATATGCCCATCCAAACCCTTTCTGAAGAGCTTGGTTACGACTCGGTCAGCGCGTTTATTACCTTCTTTAAAAAAGCGCTGGGAAAATCCCCAAGGCAATATCGAATAGAGCGATGGGGCAAGGAGTGA
- a CDS encoding TRAP transporter large permease, with protein sequence MLELLSPFTWSLVAIVILVFGGLSVGLSMLSGSFLYLLLKGQDPSIASETLLQGLFNSYTLLAIPLFILAADIMNIGNLADKLLRFCQALVGRFRGGLGHVNVVSSLIFSGMSGSAVADAVGMGKIIIGMMTKNGQYSPAYAAAITAATATIGPIIPPSIPMVIYALVSDQSVGYLFAAGLLPGLLMAFAMGFINFWVARRRGFPVDEVVPLSDIPRITWQAFPALMLPVILLGGIYGGIMTPTEAAAVAAAYALIVSMVLYRSVSVRQLWATLTSGSRSAASIGILIAGSMAFNYVITRENVPVTISDLLSSMALSKTGFLIMVNLLILGLGCILEGGAILLIIVPMLIPSVQAMGIDLVHFGVIVVVNSMIGLITPPYGLLLFIVSSVTEEPIAQVIKEVWPFIFALILALLLITFNADFVLFLPRLLGYGL encoded by the coding sequence ATGCTTGAGCTTCTCTCTCCTTTTACGTGGTCGTTAGTGGCCATCGTTATTCTGGTGTTTGGTGGCCTCTCAGTGGGGTTGTCTATGCTGTCTGGGTCTTTTTTGTATTTATTACTGAAAGGCCAAGACCCTTCTATTGCCTCGGAAACCTTGCTTCAAGGCTTGTTTAACTCTTACACTTTGCTGGCCATTCCTCTGTTTATTTTGGCGGCGGATATTATGAACATCGGCAATTTAGCCGATAAGTTATTGCGATTTTGCCAAGCGTTAGTGGGGCGCTTTCGAGGCGGGTTAGGGCATGTCAATGTTGTTAGCTCGCTTATTTTCTCTGGTATGTCTGGCTCTGCTGTCGCAGATGCGGTTGGCATGGGGAAAATCATCATTGGCATGATGACCAAAAATGGTCAATATTCGCCAGCTTACGCGGCAGCGATTACCGCGGCAACGGCGACCATTGGTCCGATTATTCCTCCCTCTATTCCGATGGTCATTTACGCTTTGGTGTCGGATCAATCCGTTGGTTACCTTTTTGCCGCTGGATTGCTCCCCGGCTTGCTGATGGCTTTTGCGATGGGCTTTATCAATTTTTGGGTGGCTCGCCGTCGAGGCTTCCCTGTCGATGAGGTAGTGCCATTAAGTGATATCCCACGTATTACGTGGCAGGCTTTCCCGGCTCTTATGTTGCCGGTCATTTTATTGGGTGGCATTTATGGCGGTATCATGACGCCAACAGAAGCGGCCGCGGTTGCGGCGGCCTATGCTCTGATTGTGTCGATGGTATTATACCGTTCGGTGTCAGTGCGACAGCTGTGGGCTACGCTCACCAGTGGCTCACGCTCTGCCGCGTCTATCGGCATACTGATTGCTGGGTCAATGGCCTTTAATTATGTGATCACCCGTGAAAATGTACCGGTGACGATTTCCGATTTACTGAGCAGTATGGCGCTCAGTAAAACGGGCTTCTTAATTATGGTCAATCTTCTGATTCTTGGCTTAGGCTGTATTTTGGAAGGGGGCGCCATATTGTTGATTATCGTGCCGATGTTGATTCCTTCCGTGCAAGCAATGGGGATTGATTTGGTGCACTTTGGCGTTATCGTGGTGGTGAATTCCATGATCGGTTTGATTACGCCGCCCTATGGACTGCTGTTGTTTATTGTGTCGAGTGTGACAGAAGAGCCCATCGCCCAGGTTATTAAAGAAGTGTGGCCGTTTATTTTTGCCTTAATCTTGGCCCTTTTGTTGATCACGTTTAATGCAGACTTTGTTTTGTTTTTGCCGCGCTTACTGGGGTATGGTCTGTAA
- a CDS encoding TRAP transporter small permease, with amino-acid sequence MTIPSLIQRTQIWSGHISAFLLGSMFVAFILQVIFRYLLNLPIGWTVEWVTLSWLWGVLFTFAFVSNNNDMIRLDILYSLMPKNVARVMDVVTSLCCAAIFIVTLPKAWEYVDFMSIERTAYLRLPFNWVFALYIPFHVSVIIRMFAISWKAITHSQEAKHA; translated from the coding sequence GTGACTATTCCTTCTCTTATTCAGCGGACACAAATTTGGTCCGGTCACATCAGTGCATTTTTATTAGGCAGTATGTTCGTTGCCTTTATTTTGCAGGTGATTTTTCGCTATTTACTCAACCTCCCGATTGGCTGGACTGTGGAGTGGGTGACCCTGTCGTGGTTGTGGGGAGTGTTGTTTACCTTCGCGTTTGTGTCAAACAATAACGACATGATTCGACTTGATATCCTTTACAGCCTGATGCCTAAGAATGTCGCCCGAGTCATGGACGTGGTGACCAGTTTGTGTTGCGCCGCCATTTTTATTGTGACGCTGCCAAAGGCGTGGGAATACGTCGATTTTATGTCGATAGAGCGGACGGCTTACCTGCGTCTGCCATTTAATTGGGTGTTTGCCTTGTACATTCCTTTTCATGTGTCGGTCATTATTCGAATGTTTGCCATCAGTTGGAAAGCCATCACACATTCGCAGGAGGCGAAACATGCTTGA
- the dctP gene encoding TRAP transporter substrate-binding protein DctP codes for MKKNICKALLATAITTMAVSASAAKVELIYSDTVAENDPRSVMLKQEFGGCLGNEFDFTSYHGATLFKQGTELTSMQRGNLDMANLAIFDFYNQIPSTTVLGTPFLFRDYAHMRAVYNSDVLDDMLAEIESRAKVKVLSFPYIGARHLGYKADKRVMTPADLKGMKLRMPPGEGWQFVGEAMGATPVPVPFTEVYTALQTGAIDGQDNGFPAVRSMKFDEVIDHIGKTSHLIAANVFTIAKSKWDSMNKGQQSAVQKCADRFEVALDKLTLNLEASIESDMAAKGVDVYLPNNAAFQTHVLKVYQDSRYSSD; via the coding sequence ATGAAAAAAAACATCTGTAAAGCCCTGCTGGCGACCGCGATCACTACCATGGCAGTCAGTGCTTCTGCGGCCAAAGTTGAGTTAATTTATTCCGATACTGTCGCAGAAAACGACCCGCGCTCAGTCATGTTGAAACAAGAATTTGGCGGCTGTTTGGGTAATGAATTCGATTTTACGTCTTATCACGGTGCGACCTTGTTTAAGCAGGGTACCGAACTTACGTCAATGCAACGTGGCAATTTAGACATGGCGAATCTGGCGATATTTGATTTCTATAACCAAATCCCTTCTACCACGGTTTTAGGAACCCCTTTTTTATTCCGCGACTATGCGCATATGCGGGCGGTGTACAACAGCGATGTACTTGATGATATGTTGGCCGAGATTGAGTCCAGAGCGAAAGTGAAAGTCTTATCCTTCCCTTACATTGGCGCCCGTCATTTGGGTTACAAAGCCGATAAGCGAGTGATGACGCCAGCAGATTTAAAAGGCATGAAATTGCGCATGCCACCAGGTGAAGGTTGGCAGTTTGTCGGCGAAGCAATGGGAGCCACGCCTGTTCCTGTTCCTTTTACCGAAGTATATACAGCGCTACAGACCGGCGCTATTGATGGACAAGACAACGGCTTCCCAGCGGTTCGCAGCATGAAATTTGATGAGGTAATTGATCACATTGGCAAAACGTCGCACTTAATTGCAGCCAATGTATTTACCATTGCAAAATCAAAATGGGATTCTATGAACAAAGGCCAACAAAGTGCCGTACAAAAATGCGCAGATCGATTTGAAGTCGCGTTAGATAAGTTGACCTTAAACTTAGAAGCGTCCATAGAAAGTGACATGGCTGCCAAAGGCGTTGACGTATACCTCCCTAACAATGCCGCCTTCCAAACGCATGTATTGAAAGTCTACCAGGATTCTCGATACTCCTCTGATTGA